One part of the Mesorhizobium sp. M4B.F.Ca.ET.058.02.1.1 genome encodes these proteins:
- a CDS encoding peroxiredoxin: MSIRINDTAPDFEAETTQGHISFHSWLGESWGVLFSHPKDFTPICTTELGYMAKLKPEFDKRNVKIIGLSVDPVDRHQSWAMDIEETQGHAPNYPMIGDPTLAISKLYDMLPATVGDTAEGRTAADNQTVRNVYVIGPDKKVKLLISYPMTTGRNFDEILRVIDSLQLTAKHRVATPVNWRQGEDVVIAGSVSNDEAAKIYPNGWKAPKPYIRIVPQPHA, from the coding sequence ATGTCCATCCGCATCAACGACACCGCCCCGGACTTCGAAGCCGAGACGACGCAAGGCCATATCAGCTTCCATTCATGGCTCGGCGAGTCCTGGGGCGTCCTCTTCTCTCATCCCAAGGATTTCACGCCGATCTGCACCACCGAGCTCGGCTACATGGCCAAGCTCAAGCCTGAATTCGACAAGCGCAACGTCAAGATCATCGGGCTCAGCGTCGACCCCGTCGACCGGCACCAGAGCTGGGCCATGGACATCGAGGAGACGCAAGGCCATGCGCCGAACTACCCGATGATCGGCGACCCGACGCTTGCGATCTCCAAGCTCTACGACATGCTGCCGGCCACCGTCGGCGACACGGCGGAAGGCCGCACGGCGGCCGACAACCAGACGGTGCGCAACGTCTACGTCATCGGGCCGGACAAGAAGGTCAAGCTGCTGATCTCCTATCCGATGACCACCGGCCGCAACTTCGACGAGATCCTGCGCGTCATCGACTCCCTGCAGCTAACCGCGAAGCACCGGGTCGCGACGCCGGTCAACTGGCGCCAGGGCGAGGACGTCGTCATCGCCGGCTCCGTGTCGAACGACGAAGCGGCCAAGATCTACCCGAACGGTTGGAAGGCGCCGAAGCCCTACATCCGCATCGTCCCGCAGCCGCACGCCTGA